One Hevea brasiliensis isolate MT/VB/25A 57/8 chromosome 5, ASM3005281v1, whole genome shotgun sequence genomic region harbors:
- the LOC110643245 gene encoding casein kinase 1-like protein 10 isoform X3, whose translation MDHIIGGKFKMGRKIGGGSFGELFLGVNVQNGEEVGIKLEPAKAKHPQLHYESKIYMLLQGGTGIPQLKWFGVEGEYNVMVIDLLGPSLEDLFNYCNRKFSLKTVLMLADQLINRIEYMHSRGFLHRDIKPDNFLMGLGRKANQVYIIDYGLAKKYRDLQTHKHIPYRENKNLTGTARYASVNTHLGVEQSRRDDLESLVYVLVYFLRGSLPWQGLKAGTKKQKYDKISEKKMLTPVEVLCKSYPSEFISYFHYCRSLRFEDKPDYSYLKRLFRDLFVREGYQFDYIFDWTILKYPQLGSSSRQLQSSGKAGIKPQQSVEQTEKAPGQENRDRSSGALEAFSRRLASGVGQQGDRLKHRTSEDASSSKDARSYSERGRTSRNGSVSKKAVASSSRLSSTVAGSESRSSWLFSNSSRVSTTHRIHSRAESKNSHGTATKDTHNDQLRSFENLTVGTNKSKR comes from the exons ATGGATCATATAATTGGAGGCAAATTCAAAATGGGTCGGAAGATCGGTGGTGGATCCTTTGGCGAGCTATTTCTTG GGGTTAATGTACAGAATGGGGAGGAAGTTGGTATAAAGCTG GAACCTGCAAAGGCCAAGCACCCTCAGCTTCACTACGAATCTAAAATTTACATGCTTCTTCAAGGAGGAA CGGGAATTCCTCAACTCAAGTGGTTTGGTGTTGAGGGTGAGTACAATGTCATGGTCATTGACCTTCTAGGGCCAAGTCTGGAAGACTTGTTCAACTACTGCAATAGGAAGTTTTCCTTGAAAACAGTGTTAATGCTTGCAGATCAATTG ATTAACAGAATCGAGTATATGCATTCGAGGGGTTTTCTTCATCGTGATATAAAGCCTGACAACTTTCTAATGGGCTTAGGACGCAAAGCCAATCAG GTTTACATCATTGACTATGGGCTTGCAAAAAAGTATCGGGATCTTCAAACACATAAGCATATACCTTACAG GGAAAATAAGAATCTCACGGGCACGGCTCGATATGCTAGTGTGAACACTCACCTTGGAGTTG AACAAAGCAGAAGAGATGACTTGGAATCTCTTGTTTATGTGCTCGTGTATTTCTTAAGGGGAAG CCTTCCCTGGCAGGGCCTTAAAGCAGGGACAAAGAAGCAAAAATATGATAAAATCAGTGAAAAGAAGATGTTAACTCCTGTTGAG GTTCTTTGCAAATCATATCCATCAGAGTTCATATCATACTTCCATTATTGTCGATCATTGCGTTTTGAAGACAAGCCAGATTATTCCTATTTGAAAAGGCTTTTCCGTGATTTATTTGTTCGAGAAG GTTATCAGTTTGACTATATCTTTGACTGGACTATATTAAAGTATCCTCAGCTTGGTTCCAGTTCCAGACAACTG cAGTCTAGTGGGAAAGCTGGTATAAAACCACAACAATCTGTCGAACAAACAGAGAAGGCTCCAG GACAAGAGAATCGTGATAGATCTTCAGGTGCACTTGAAGCATTCAGTAGAAGACTTGCTTCTGGTGTCGGACAGCAGGGTGACCGCTTAAAACACAGGACATCAGAGGATGCATCATCATCTAAGGATGCC CGATCTTATTCAGAAAGAGGTCGAACTTCTCGTAATGGCAGTGTGTCAAAGAAGGCTGTTGCTTCGAGCAGCAGGTTAAGCTCCACTGTTGCAGGCAGTGAGAGTAGATCAAGTTGGTTGTTCTCAAACAGTAGTCGTGTATCTACCACCCACAGAATTCATTCTAGAGCCGAGTCCAAAAACTCCCATGGCACTGCAACAAAAGACACTCATAATGATCAGCTCAGAAGCTTTGAGAACCTCACCGTTGGCACAAACAAGAGCAAGCGATGA
- the LOC110643246 gene encoding uncharacterized protein LOC110643246 isoform X2: MSEGDSISKGNDFDLLNQFELILDSDPLIDEVGFIHPSQFAILNREAEGNEQQSKDGILSSDNSLDHEDLSFWKRDHKLGISLHALLPLYKAARDAFTDAIRQYKRVEILAGASGDETDSPRSSSIESEVMKHSKALLLLSCDFGTAWNSRKLILSKKRHTSLFSDELLFSSLVLSYSPKSEQAWCHRRWVIKMIAGKCSAMQEIVGKESELVEKIAERFKMNYRAWNHRCWLVCYMTREQVLHELNRSRKWAGLHVADNSCFHYRTRLMLRILEESCHKQEDEFSDHNVEIYQIWKALWLYRRFLSLYWIRNFATTVGDVTHQSKHTSCIVDDVNIFLDNELRLVNSCSTIPDNKFEDFQAQSIHAATYILWLTKQIPKSQETELKKKLNAGRLKTMLTEACPDRSLLWSNCLAGSI; encoded by the exons ATGAGCGAAGGTGATTCGATTTCGAAAGGAAATGATTTTGATTTGCTTAATCAATTCGAGCTCATTTTGGATTCCGATCCGCTGAT CGATGAAGTAGGGTTTATTCACCCCTCCCAATTCGCGATTCTAAATAGAGAAGCAGAGGGTAATGAACAGCAATCAAAAGATGGGATCTTGAGCTCAGATAATTCCTTGGATCATGAAGATTTAAGTTTTTGGAAAAGAGATCATAAGTTGGGCATTTCATTGCATGCTCTTCTTCCACTGTATAAGGCTGCCAGAGATGCATTTACGGATGCAATTAGACAATATAAGAGAGTTGAGATTTTGGCTGGTGCATCTGGGGATGAGACGGATTCGCCTAGGTCTTCATCTATTGAAAGTGAGGTCATGAAGCATAGCAAGGCGCTCTTACTGCTAAGCTGTGATTTTGGCACTGCGTGGAATTCCAG GAAGTTAATTTTGTCAAAGAAGCGGCACACATCATTGTTTAGTGATGAACTTCTCTTCTCAAGCCTTGTTCTTTCCTATTCACCCAAAAGTGAACAAGCCTGGTGCCACAG GCGGTGGGTGATCAAGATGATTGCTGGGAAATGTTCGGCTATGCAAGAGATTGTAGGGAAAGAATCTGAGCTAGTGGAAAAGATAGCCGAG AGATTTAAAATGAACTACAGAGCATGGAATCACCGCTGCTGGTTGGTTTGTTACATGACAAGAGAACAG GTGCTACATGAGTTGAACAGATCCAGAAAATGGGCTGGGTTACATGTTGCTGACAATTCTTGCTTTCATTATCGTACA CGACTGATGCTTAGGATTTTAGAGGAGTCCTGCCACAAACAAGAAGATGAATTTTCTGATCACAATGTCGAAATTTATCAAATATGGAAG GCTCTGTGGCTCTATCGCCGGTTCCTTTCCCTGTACTGGATAAGGAATTTTGCAACTACTGTTGGTGATGTAACTCACCAATCCAAGCACACTTCCTGCATAGTTGATGATGTCAATATCTTTTTGGATAATGAGTTACGTCTTGTAAATTCTTGCTCAACTATACCTGACAACAAGTTTGAGGATTTTCAAGCACAATCGATACATGCTGCTACTTACATATTATGGTTGACAAAG CAAATTCCCAAATCCCAGGAGACTGAACTCAAAAAGAAGCTAAATGCTGGAAGGTTGAAGACCATGCTGACTGAAGCTTGTCCTGACAGATCCTTACTCTGGAGCAACTGCCTAGCTGGAAGCATCTAA
- the LOC110643245 gene encoding casein kinase 1-like protein 10 isoform X2 — translation MDHIIGGKFKMGRKIGGGSFGELFLGVNVQNGEEVGIKLEPAKAKHPQLHYESKIYMLLQGGTGIPQLKWFGVEGEYNVMVIDLLGPSLEDLFNYCNRKFSLKTVLMLADQLINRIEYMHSRGFLHRDIKPDNFLMGLGRKANQVYIIDYGLAKKYRDLQTHKHIPYRENKNLTGTARYASVNTHLGVEQSRRDDLESLVYVLVYFLRGSLPWQGLKAGTKKQKYDKISEKKMLTPVEVLCKSYPSEFISYFHYCRSLRFEDKPDYSYLKRLFRDLFVREGYQFDYIFDWTILKYPQLGSSSRQLSSGKAGIKPQQSVEQTEKAPVVGQENRDRSSGALEAFSRRLASGVGQQGDRLKHRTSEDASSSKDARSYSERGRTSRNGSVSKKAVASSSRLSSTVAGSESRSSWLFSNSSRVSTTHRIHSRAESKNSHGTATKDTHNDQLRSFENLTVGTNKSKR, via the exons ATGGATCATATAATTGGAGGCAAATTCAAAATGGGTCGGAAGATCGGTGGTGGATCCTTTGGCGAGCTATTTCTTG GGGTTAATGTACAGAATGGGGAGGAAGTTGGTATAAAGCTG GAACCTGCAAAGGCCAAGCACCCTCAGCTTCACTACGAATCTAAAATTTACATGCTTCTTCAAGGAGGAA CGGGAATTCCTCAACTCAAGTGGTTTGGTGTTGAGGGTGAGTACAATGTCATGGTCATTGACCTTCTAGGGCCAAGTCTGGAAGACTTGTTCAACTACTGCAATAGGAAGTTTTCCTTGAAAACAGTGTTAATGCTTGCAGATCAATTG ATTAACAGAATCGAGTATATGCATTCGAGGGGTTTTCTTCATCGTGATATAAAGCCTGACAACTTTCTAATGGGCTTAGGACGCAAAGCCAATCAG GTTTACATCATTGACTATGGGCTTGCAAAAAAGTATCGGGATCTTCAAACACATAAGCATATACCTTACAG GGAAAATAAGAATCTCACGGGCACGGCTCGATATGCTAGTGTGAACACTCACCTTGGAGTTG AACAAAGCAGAAGAGATGACTTGGAATCTCTTGTTTATGTGCTCGTGTATTTCTTAAGGGGAAG CCTTCCCTGGCAGGGCCTTAAAGCAGGGACAAAGAAGCAAAAATATGATAAAATCAGTGAAAAGAAGATGTTAACTCCTGTTGAG GTTCTTTGCAAATCATATCCATCAGAGTTCATATCATACTTCCATTATTGTCGATCATTGCGTTTTGAAGACAAGCCAGATTATTCCTATTTGAAAAGGCTTTTCCGTGATTTATTTGTTCGAGAAG GTTATCAGTTTGACTATATCTTTGACTGGACTATATTAAAGTATCCTCAGCTTGGTTCCAGTTCCAGACAACTG TCTAGTGGGAAAGCTGGTATAAAACCACAACAATCTGTCGAACAAACAGAGAAGGCTCCAG TGGTAGGACAAGAGAATCGTGATAGATCTTCAGGTGCACTTGAAGCATTCAGTAGAAGACTTGCTTCTGGTGTCGGACAGCAGGGTGACCGCTTAAAACACAGGACATCAGAGGATGCATCATCATCTAAGGATGCC CGATCTTATTCAGAAAGAGGTCGAACTTCTCGTAATGGCAGTGTGTCAAAGAAGGCTGTTGCTTCGAGCAGCAGGTTAAGCTCCACTGTTGCAGGCAGTGAGAGTAGATCAAGTTGGTTGTTCTCAAACAGTAGTCGTGTATCTACCACCCACAGAATTCATTCTAGAGCCGAGTCCAAAAACTCCCATGGCACTGCAACAAAAGACACTCATAATGATCAGCTCAGAAGCTTTGAGAACCTCACCGTTGGCACAAACAAGAGCAAGCGATGA
- the LOC110643246 gene encoding uncharacterized protein LOC110643246 isoform X1, protein MSEGDSISKGNDFDLLNQFELILDSDPLIDEVGFIHPSQFAILNREAEGNEQQSKDGILSSDNSLDHEDLSFWKRDHKLGISLHALLPLYKAARDAFTDAIRQYKRVEILAGASGDETDSPRSSSIESEVMKHSKALLLLSCDFGTAWNSRKLILSKKRHTSLFSDELLFSSLVLSYSPKSEQAWCHRRWVIKMIAGKCSAMQEIVGKESELVEKIAERFKMNYRAWNHRCWLVCYMTREQVLHELNRSRKWAGLHVADNSCFHYRTRLMLRILEESCHKQEDEFSDHNVEIYQIWKEELHWNEDLIKYYVGREALWLYRRFLSLYWIRNFATTVGDVTHQSKHTSCIVDDVNIFLDNELRLVNSCSTIPDNKFEDFQAQSIHAATYILWLTKQIPKSQETELKKKLNAGRLKTMLTEACPDRSLLWSNCLAGSI, encoded by the exons ATGAGCGAAGGTGATTCGATTTCGAAAGGAAATGATTTTGATTTGCTTAATCAATTCGAGCTCATTTTGGATTCCGATCCGCTGAT CGATGAAGTAGGGTTTATTCACCCCTCCCAATTCGCGATTCTAAATAGAGAAGCAGAGGGTAATGAACAGCAATCAAAAGATGGGATCTTGAGCTCAGATAATTCCTTGGATCATGAAGATTTAAGTTTTTGGAAAAGAGATCATAAGTTGGGCATTTCATTGCATGCTCTTCTTCCACTGTATAAGGCTGCCAGAGATGCATTTACGGATGCAATTAGACAATATAAGAGAGTTGAGATTTTGGCTGGTGCATCTGGGGATGAGACGGATTCGCCTAGGTCTTCATCTATTGAAAGTGAGGTCATGAAGCATAGCAAGGCGCTCTTACTGCTAAGCTGTGATTTTGGCACTGCGTGGAATTCCAG GAAGTTAATTTTGTCAAAGAAGCGGCACACATCATTGTTTAGTGATGAACTTCTCTTCTCAAGCCTTGTTCTTTCCTATTCACCCAAAAGTGAACAAGCCTGGTGCCACAG GCGGTGGGTGATCAAGATGATTGCTGGGAAATGTTCGGCTATGCAAGAGATTGTAGGGAAAGAATCTGAGCTAGTGGAAAAGATAGCCGAG AGATTTAAAATGAACTACAGAGCATGGAATCACCGCTGCTGGTTGGTTTGTTACATGACAAGAGAACAG GTGCTACATGAGTTGAACAGATCCAGAAAATGGGCTGGGTTACATGTTGCTGACAATTCTTGCTTTCATTATCGTACA CGACTGATGCTTAGGATTTTAGAGGAGTCCTGCCACAAACAAGAAGATGAATTTTCTGATCACAATGTCGAAATTTATCAAATATGGAAG GAAGAGCTTCACTGGAATGaagatttaattaaatattatgtaGGAAGAGAG GCTCTGTGGCTCTATCGCCGGTTCCTTTCCCTGTACTGGATAAGGAATTTTGCAACTACTGTTGGTGATGTAACTCACCAATCCAAGCACACTTCCTGCATAGTTGATGATGTCAATATCTTTTTGGATAATGAGTTACGTCTTGTAAATTCTTGCTCAACTATACCTGACAACAAGTTTGAGGATTTTCAAGCACAATCGATACATGCTGCTACTTACATATTATGGTTGACAAAG CAAATTCCCAAATCCCAGGAGACTGAACTCAAAAAGAAGCTAAATGCTGGAAGGTTGAAGACCATGCTGACTGAAGCTTGTCCTGACAGATCCTTACTCTGGAGCAACTGCCTAGCTGGAAGCATCTAA
- the LOC110643245 gene encoding casein kinase 1-like protein 10 isoform X4 yields MDHIIGGKFKMGRKIGGGSFGELFLGVNVQNGEEVGIKLEPAKAKHPQLHYESKIYMLLQGGTGIPQLKWFGVEGEYNVMVIDLLGPSLEDLFNYCNRKFSLKTVLMLADQLINRIEYMHSRGFLHRDIKPDNFLMGLGRKANQVYIIDYGLAKKYRDLQTHKHIPYRENKNLTGTARYASVNTHLGVEQSRRDDLESLVYVLVYFLRGSLPWQGLKAGTKKQKYDKISEKKMLTPVEVLCKSYPSEFISYFHYCRSLRFEDKPDYSYLKRLFRDLFVREGYQFDYIFDWTILKYPQLGSSSRQLSSGKAGIKPQQSVEQTEKAPGQENRDRSSGALEAFSRRLASGVGQQGDRLKHRTSEDASSSKDARSYSERGRTSRNGSVSKKAVASSSRLSSTVAGSESRSSWLFSNSSRVSTTHRIHSRAESKNSHGTATKDTHNDQLRSFENLTVGTNKSKR; encoded by the exons ATGGATCATATAATTGGAGGCAAATTCAAAATGGGTCGGAAGATCGGTGGTGGATCCTTTGGCGAGCTATTTCTTG GGGTTAATGTACAGAATGGGGAGGAAGTTGGTATAAAGCTG GAACCTGCAAAGGCCAAGCACCCTCAGCTTCACTACGAATCTAAAATTTACATGCTTCTTCAAGGAGGAA CGGGAATTCCTCAACTCAAGTGGTTTGGTGTTGAGGGTGAGTACAATGTCATGGTCATTGACCTTCTAGGGCCAAGTCTGGAAGACTTGTTCAACTACTGCAATAGGAAGTTTTCCTTGAAAACAGTGTTAATGCTTGCAGATCAATTG ATTAACAGAATCGAGTATATGCATTCGAGGGGTTTTCTTCATCGTGATATAAAGCCTGACAACTTTCTAATGGGCTTAGGACGCAAAGCCAATCAG GTTTACATCATTGACTATGGGCTTGCAAAAAAGTATCGGGATCTTCAAACACATAAGCATATACCTTACAG GGAAAATAAGAATCTCACGGGCACGGCTCGATATGCTAGTGTGAACACTCACCTTGGAGTTG AACAAAGCAGAAGAGATGACTTGGAATCTCTTGTTTATGTGCTCGTGTATTTCTTAAGGGGAAG CCTTCCCTGGCAGGGCCTTAAAGCAGGGACAAAGAAGCAAAAATATGATAAAATCAGTGAAAAGAAGATGTTAACTCCTGTTGAG GTTCTTTGCAAATCATATCCATCAGAGTTCATATCATACTTCCATTATTGTCGATCATTGCGTTTTGAAGACAAGCCAGATTATTCCTATTTGAAAAGGCTTTTCCGTGATTTATTTGTTCGAGAAG GTTATCAGTTTGACTATATCTTTGACTGGACTATATTAAAGTATCCTCAGCTTGGTTCCAGTTCCAGACAACTG TCTAGTGGGAAAGCTGGTATAAAACCACAACAATCTGTCGAACAAACAGAGAAGGCTCCAG GACAAGAGAATCGTGATAGATCTTCAGGTGCACTTGAAGCATTCAGTAGAAGACTTGCTTCTGGTGTCGGACAGCAGGGTGACCGCTTAAAACACAGGACATCAGAGGATGCATCATCATCTAAGGATGCC CGATCTTATTCAGAAAGAGGTCGAACTTCTCGTAATGGCAGTGTGTCAAAGAAGGCTGTTGCTTCGAGCAGCAGGTTAAGCTCCACTGTTGCAGGCAGTGAGAGTAGATCAAGTTGGTTGTTCTCAAACAGTAGTCGTGTATCTACCACCCACAGAATTCATTCTAGAGCCGAGTCCAAAAACTCCCATGGCACTGCAACAAAAGACACTCATAATGATCAGCTCAGAAGCTTTGAGAACCTCACCGTTGGCACAAACAAGAGCAAGCGATGA
- the LOC110643266 gene encoding pentatricopeptide repeat-containing protein At3g04760, chloroplastic gives MTLFSTEFVPHSIPFTTLQLKPTSNSLHSTVVGCINPKLNDTNNLRNPPKVRVSAETRPTHVLSFDFKEIHLMKLLNRSCKAGKYNESLYFLECMVDKGYKPDVIMCTKLIKGFFSSRKIEKATRVMEILEINGKPDVFAYNALISGFCKANQIENANKVLGRMKSRGFSPDVVTYNIMIGTFCSRGKLDLAFDVFEELLKDNCKPTVITYTILIEATILEGGIDEAMKLLDEMLSRGLEPDTFTYNAIIRGMCKEGVVNCAFDLVKSLNSRGCKPDVITYNILLRALLNQGKWNEGEKLMDEMISGGCKPNVVTHSILIGNLCRDGKIEEAVNLLKAMKEKGLRPDAYCYDPLIAAFCREGKLDLAIKFLDYMISDGCLPDIVNYNTIMAGLCKTGNADHALEVFEKLDEVGCPPNVSSYNTMFSALWSSGDRYRALGMILEMLNQGIDADEITYNSLISCLCRDGMVDEAIGLLIDMEKGRFLPNVVSYNIILLGLCKVLRVSDAIEVLAVMVEKGCLPNETTYTLLIEGIGFSGLRAEAMLLANSLHSMNAISEDSFKRLNKTFPLLAVYKDLSYSDAKE, from the coding sequence ATGACACTGTTTTCGACTGAGTTCGTCCCTCATAGCATCCCATTCACCACTCTACAACTTAAACCTACTTCAAATTCACTTCACAGCACTGTAGTTGGCTGCATAAACCCTAAGCTGAATGATACTAACAACCTGAGGAACCCACCTAAGGTCAGGGTTTCTGCGGAAACAAGACCAACCCATGTGTTATCTTTTGATTTCAAAGAGATTCATCTGATGAAACTGCTTAATAGGTCTTGCAAGGCGGGGAAGTATAATGAATCACTTTACTTTCTCGAGTGTATGGTTGATAAAGGTTATAAGCCTGATGTTATTATGTGCACTAAGCTTATCAAAGGGTTTTTCAGTTCAAGAAAAATTGAGAAGGCTACCAGAGTCATGGAAATTCTGGAAATAAACGGTAAACCTGATGTTTTTGCTTATAATGCATTGATTAGTGGGTTTTGCAAGGCTAATCAGATTGAAAATGCTAATAAGGTCCTCGGTAGGATGAAAAGTAGGGGATTTTCGCCTGATGTTGTTACCTACAATATAATGATTGGGACATTTTGTAGCAGAGGAAAGCTTGATTTGGCTTTTgacgtttttgaagaattgttgaaAGACAATTGCAAGCCAACTGTGATTACGTACACAATTTTGATAGAAGCAACTATTCTTGAAGGCGGAATTGATGAGGCTATGAAGCTTTTGGATGAGATGTTATCCAGAGGGCTTGAACCTGATACTTTTACTTATAATGCAATAATTAGAGGGATGTGCAAAGAAGGGGTGGTGAATTGTGCTTTTGACCTTGTTAAGAGCTTGAATTCGAGGGGTTGTAAGCCAGATGTAATCACATACAATATACTGTTACGAGCACTTCTGAATCAAGGGAAATGGAATGAAGGGGAAAAATTAATGGATGAGATGATTTCAGGAGGTTGTAAGCCTAATGTTGTTACTCATAGCATTTTGATTGGCAATCTATGCCGTGATGGCAAAATTGAGGAAGCTGTGAACTTGTTGAAGGCGATGAAAGAAAAGGGTTTGAGGCCTGATGCTTATTGTTATGATCCATTGATTGCTGCTTTTTGCAGAGAGGGAAAATTAGATTTAGCAATTAAATTCTTGGATTATATGATCTCAGATGGTTGTTTGCCAGATATTGTGAACTACAATACAATAATGGCTGGTTTGTGCAAGACAGGAAATGCTGATCATGCTTTAGAAGTCTTCGAAAAACTAGATGAAGTGGGTTGTCCTCCAAATGTTAGTTCTTACAACACAATGTTCAGTGCATTGTGGAGCTCCGGAGATAGATATAGAGCCTTGGGAATGATATTGGAAATGCTTAACCAAGGAATTGATGCAGATGAGATAACTTATAATTCACTCATTTCGTGTTTGTGCAGAGATGGAATGGTGGATGAAGCTATTGGGCTGTTGATAGACATGGAAAAGGGAAGGTTCCTGCCTAATGTTGTTAGCTATAACATTATTCTTCTTGGATTATGCAAAGTACTTAGAGTCAGCGATGCCATTGAAGTTCTAGCAGTAATGGTTGAAAAGGGGTGCCTGCCAAATGAAACCACTTACACCTTGTTGATTGAAGGTATTGGCTTTTCAGGATTACGAGCAGAGGCTATGTTGTTGGCTAATTCCCTTCACAGTATGAATGCTATTTCTGAAGATTCATTCAAGCGTCTAAATAAGACCTTCCCTTTGCTTGCTGTTTACAAAGACCTCTCTTACTCGGATGCTAAAGAGTAA
- the LOC110643245 gene encoding casein kinase 1-like protein 10 isoform X1, translating to MDHIIGGKFKMGRKIGGGSFGELFLGVNVQNGEEVGIKLEPAKAKHPQLHYESKIYMLLQGGTGIPQLKWFGVEGEYNVMVIDLLGPSLEDLFNYCNRKFSLKTVLMLADQLINRIEYMHSRGFLHRDIKPDNFLMGLGRKANQVYIIDYGLAKKYRDLQTHKHIPYRENKNLTGTARYASVNTHLGVEQSRRDDLESLVYVLVYFLRGSLPWQGLKAGTKKQKYDKISEKKMLTPVEVLCKSYPSEFISYFHYCRSLRFEDKPDYSYLKRLFRDLFVREGYQFDYIFDWTILKYPQLGSSSRQLQSSGKAGIKPQQSVEQTEKAPVVGQENRDRSSGALEAFSRRLASGVGQQGDRLKHRTSEDASSSKDARSYSERGRTSRNGSVSKKAVASSSRLSSTVAGSESRSSWLFSNSSRVSTTHRIHSRAESKNSHGTATKDTHNDQLRSFENLTVGTNKSKR from the exons ATGGATCATATAATTGGAGGCAAATTCAAAATGGGTCGGAAGATCGGTGGTGGATCCTTTGGCGAGCTATTTCTTG GGGTTAATGTACAGAATGGGGAGGAAGTTGGTATAAAGCTG GAACCTGCAAAGGCCAAGCACCCTCAGCTTCACTACGAATCTAAAATTTACATGCTTCTTCAAGGAGGAA CGGGAATTCCTCAACTCAAGTGGTTTGGTGTTGAGGGTGAGTACAATGTCATGGTCATTGACCTTCTAGGGCCAAGTCTGGAAGACTTGTTCAACTACTGCAATAGGAAGTTTTCCTTGAAAACAGTGTTAATGCTTGCAGATCAATTG ATTAACAGAATCGAGTATATGCATTCGAGGGGTTTTCTTCATCGTGATATAAAGCCTGACAACTTTCTAATGGGCTTAGGACGCAAAGCCAATCAG GTTTACATCATTGACTATGGGCTTGCAAAAAAGTATCGGGATCTTCAAACACATAAGCATATACCTTACAG GGAAAATAAGAATCTCACGGGCACGGCTCGATATGCTAGTGTGAACACTCACCTTGGAGTTG AACAAAGCAGAAGAGATGACTTGGAATCTCTTGTTTATGTGCTCGTGTATTTCTTAAGGGGAAG CCTTCCCTGGCAGGGCCTTAAAGCAGGGACAAAGAAGCAAAAATATGATAAAATCAGTGAAAAGAAGATGTTAACTCCTGTTGAG GTTCTTTGCAAATCATATCCATCAGAGTTCATATCATACTTCCATTATTGTCGATCATTGCGTTTTGAAGACAAGCCAGATTATTCCTATTTGAAAAGGCTTTTCCGTGATTTATTTGTTCGAGAAG GTTATCAGTTTGACTATATCTTTGACTGGACTATATTAAAGTATCCTCAGCTTGGTTCCAGTTCCAGACAACTG cAGTCTAGTGGGAAAGCTGGTATAAAACCACAACAATCTGTCGAACAAACAGAGAAGGCTCCAG TGGTAGGACAAGAGAATCGTGATAGATCTTCAGGTGCACTTGAAGCATTCAGTAGAAGACTTGCTTCTGGTGTCGGACAGCAGGGTGACCGCTTAAAACACAGGACATCAGAGGATGCATCATCATCTAAGGATGCC CGATCTTATTCAGAAAGAGGTCGAACTTCTCGTAATGGCAGTGTGTCAAAGAAGGCTGTTGCTTCGAGCAGCAGGTTAAGCTCCACTGTTGCAGGCAGTGAGAGTAGATCAAGTTGGTTGTTCTCAAACAGTAGTCGTGTATCTACCACCCACAGAATTCATTCTAGAGCCGAGTCCAAAAACTCCCATGGCACTGCAACAAAAGACACTCATAATGATCAGCTCAGAAGCTTTGAGAACCTCACCGTTGGCACAAACAAGAGCAAGCGATGA